From a region of the Lusitaniella coriacea LEGE 07157 genome:
- a CDS encoding sugar phosphate nucleotidyltransferase, producing MKAMILAAGKGTRVRPITYTIPKPLIPILQKPVMEFLLELLRQHGFDRVMVNVSHLANEIESYFRDGQRFGVHIGYSFEGRIVDGQLMGEALGSAGGLRKIQDFNPFFDDTFIVLCGDALIDLDLTAAVKWHKEKGAIATIVTKDVPKDQVPSYGVVVTDESDRIQAFQEKPTVEEALSTKINTGIYIFEPEIMDYIPRGQEYDIGGDLFPKLVEMNAPFYAVSMDFEWVDIGKVPDYWHAIRGVLTGEIKNVSIPGTEVAPGIYTGLNVAVNWDKVEVQGPVYIGGMTRIEDGAKIIGPAMIGPNCWVCSDATVDNSVIFEYSRLGHGVRLVDKLVFGRYCVDKSGASIDLQAAALDWLITDTRQSPLQSDPPERGVIDELRSTG from the coding sequence ATGAAAGCCATGATTTTGGCGGCGGGCAAAGGCACTCGCGTCCGTCCTATTACCTACACGATTCCCAAACCCCTCATTCCGATCTTGCAAAAGCCCGTCATGGAGTTCTTACTCGAACTCCTACGACAGCATGGCTTCGACCGGGTAATGGTGAACGTGAGTCATTTAGCCAACGAGATTGAAAGTTATTTCCGCGACGGTCAGCGCTTTGGAGTGCATATTGGTTACTCTTTTGAAGGGCGCATCGTAGACGGTCAACTTATGGGGGAAGCCCTGGGTTCGGCGGGAGGATTGAGAAAAATTCAAGACTTCAATCCTTTTTTTGACGATACTTTTATTGTTCTGTGCGGAGACGCATTGATCGATCTCGACCTGACGGCTGCTGTCAAATGGCACAAAGAAAAAGGCGCGATCGCGACAATCGTGACCAAAGATGTTCCCAAGGATCAAGTCCCCAGCTATGGCGTAGTTGTTACTGACGAATCCGATCGCATTCAAGCATTCCAAGAAAAGCCGACCGTGGAAGAAGCCCTGAGTACAAAGATCAACACGGGGATTTACATTTTTGAACCGGAAATCATGGATTATATCCCCCGCGGTCAGGAGTACGACATTGGCGGCGATCTTTTCCCCAAGCTTGTGGAGATGAATGCCCCATTCTATGCCGTATCAATGGATTTTGAATGGGTGGATATTGGCAAGGTTCCCGACTATTGGCACGCGATTCGGGGCGTTCTAACCGGAGAAATCAAAAATGTTTCGATCCCAGGAACAGAAGTCGCACCGGGAATTTATACAGGCTTAAACGTCGCTGTGAATTGGGACAAAGTAGAAGTTCAAGGACCCGTTTATATTGGCGGCATGACGCGCATTGAAGATGGGGCAAAAATTATTGGTCCGGCGATGATCGGGCCAAATTGTTGGGTGTGCAGCGACGCAACTGTGGATAATAGCGTTATTTTTGAATATTCTCGTTTGGGACATGGAGTGCGATTGGTCGATAAACTGGTATTCGGGCGCTACTGCGTTGACAAAAGCGGCGCTTCTATCGATCTTCAAGCCGCAGCCCTCGATTGGTTGATTACCGATACCCGCCAAAGTCCTTTGCAATCCGATCCGCCAGAACGAGGGGTTATTGACGAATTGCGGAGTACGGGTTGA
- a CDS encoding magnesium transporter CorA family protein, translated as MSNITREEMRDRLGNVDQIRDILFGAKLQEYDQSFEQIESELSKFQQEVGERFEDMKNDLSLEIQSAVEHWDKRLQSFSNQSQEENKEMRQQIGGFNRKLSSSVEALEEAIEEKTSELGSTLLESRQMLQEEIHALRADIFETLQDRAIALQEEKTSKQDIAEILFELTMRLKGEDVIPTLQSTLNPDFLVEILSE; from the coding sequence ATGAGCAATATTACGCGAGAAGAAATGCGCGATCGTCTGGGCAACGTTGACCAAATTCGCGACATTCTTTTTGGGGCAAAATTGCAGGAGTATGACCAAAGCTTCGAGCAAATCGAGTCCGAACTCTCCAAATTTCAGCAGGAGGTGGGCGAACGCTTTGAAGATATGAAAAACGACCTATCCCTAGAAATTCAATCTGCGGTGGAACATTGGGATAAGCGCCTTCAGAGCTTCTCAAATCAAAGCCAGGAAGAGAATAAAGAAATGCGCCAGCAAATCGGTGGGTTTAACCGCAAACTATCGAGTTCTGTCGAAGCCCTAGAAGAGGCAATCGAAGAGAAAACCAGCGAACTGGGGAGTACTCTCTTAGAAAGCCGTCAAATGCTTCAAGAGGAAATTCACGCCCTTAGAGCGGATATTTTTGAGACTCTACAGGATCGCGCGATCGCGCTTCAGGAAGAAAAGACCTCAAAACAAGACATTGCGGAAATTTTGTTTGAGTTAACCATGCGCCTCAAAGGAGAAGATGTCATCCCGACACTTCAATCTACCCTTAACCCCGATTTTTTAGTTGAAATTCTCTCGGAATAA
- the pdxH gene encoding pyridoxamine 5'-phosphate oxidase, which yields MSISIADLRQNYTKAGLSKAETRADPIEQFKIWFEAALNAQVNEPNAMAIATATTEGKPSVRMVLLKDFNEKGFVFYTNYESHKAQQLIENPWASLVFWWNELERQVRIEGKVERVSDRESDDYFRSRPRASQLGAWVSHQSQVIENRAVLEERLQHLEEEYRDRAIPRPPFWGGFRVVPSQIEFWQGRPSRLHDRLCYHRTQKGEWRQERLSP from the coding sequence ATGAGTATTTCTATTGCCGATCTTCGTCAAAACTATACGAAAGCCGGGTTAAGCAAAGCAGAGACAAGGGCTGACCCTATCGAACAATTTAAAATTTGGTTTGAAGCAGCGCTCAACGCTCAGGTCAACGAACCCAATGCAATGGCAATCGCGACAGCAACAACAGAGGGCAAACCTTCTGTCCGCATGGTACTGCTGAAAGACTTTAACGAGAAAGGATTCGTCTTTTATACCAACTACGAAAGCCACAAAGCCCAGCAACTCATAGAAAACCCTTGGGCATCTCTTGTTTTTTGGTGGAACGAACTCGAACGCCAAGTGCGTATTGAAGGGAAAGTTGAAAGAGTTTCCGACCGCGAATCCGATGACTATTTTCGCAGTCGCCCGCGCGCTTCTCAACTGGGAGCTTGGGTTTCCCATCAAAGTCAGGTCATTGAAAATCGAGCAGTTTTAGAAGAACGGCTTCAACACCTAGAAGAAGAGTACCGCGATCGCGCCATTCCTCGGCCGCCCTTCTGGGGGGGATTTCGCGTCGTCCCTTCTCAAATCGAATTTTGGCAAGGTCGCCCCAGTCGCCTCCACGATCGCCTCTGCTATCATCGCACCCAAAAGGGGGAGTGGAGGCAAGAACGATTGTCGCCCTAA
- a CDS encoding Rab family GTPase — translation MSTVSRKMCLIGDFGVGKTSLIRRFVDRQFSDKYLSTVGVKISRKAVEVSQGDGNSPKSVQLLIWDLEGHTKFKAIAPSYLQGAKGALIVADVSRLETVERLGEHIKLFSSVNPKGLMILALNKTDLVEEGKLEEFLQFAREFQSDRVFEVYLTSAKTGKDVDGMFQTLASKMLEPM, via the coding sequence ATGTCTACTGTTTCTAGAAAAATGTGCTTGATTGGCGACTTTGGGGTGGGGAAAACCAGTTTGATTCGCCGCTTTGTCGATCGCCAATTTAGCGATAAATATCTGTCTACCGTTGGCGTAAAAATCTCTCGTAAAGCGGTTGAAGTGTCCCAAGGGGATGGGAATTCGCCAAAATCCGTTCAATTGCTGATTTGGGATTTGGAAGGACACACTAAATTTAAGGCGATCGCGCCTAGCTATCTCCAAGGGGCGAAAGGCGCACTTATTGTTGCCGATGTCAGTCGCCTCGAAACCGTCGAACGATTGGGAGAGCATATCAAGCTTTTTTCTTCTGTCAACCCTAAAGGGCTAATGATTTTGGCTTTGAATAAAACTGACTTGGTGGAAGAGGGTAAACTCGAAGAATTTTTACAATTCGCACGAGAATTCCAAAGCGATCGGGTTTTTGAAGTCTATTTAACTTCGGCGAAAACGGGAAAAGATGTGGATGGAATGTTCCAAACCCTTGCGAGCAAAATGCTCGAACCGATGTAA
- a CDS encoding ExbD/TolR family protein codes for MHLPEEPETPLAINIVPAIDVIFAILAFFIISTLFLTRSQSLPVNLPEALTAQTQQEKSITVTIQANGEIALNRQSIQRDRLVEELQQQIKSDSDTLVLVNADERVPHGQVVAIMDLLRQIKGVRLAIAVDNP; via the coding sequence ATGCATCTTCCTGAAGAACCAGAAACCCCACTCGCCATTAATATCGTTCCCGCGATCGATGTTATTTTTGCGATTTTGGCATTTTTTATTATTTCAACGTTATTCTTGACGCGATCGCAGAGCTTACCCGTTAATCTGCCCGAAGCGCTGACAGCTCAAACCCAACAAGAGAAATCTATTACGGTTACAATTCAGGCAAACGGAGAAATTGCCCTCAACCGCCAATCCATACAACGCGATCGCTTGGTTGAGGAGCTGCAACAGCAAATCAAATCCGATTCAGACACCCTGGTACTTGTCAACGCAGACGAACGAGTTCCTCACGGACAAGTTGTTGCAATTATGGATCTACTGCGCCAGATTAAGGGCGTGCGTTTAGCAATCGCGGTGGATAATCCTTAA
- a CDS encoding segregation/condensation protein A: MTTLAQEAIAVLLDLAQRGEIDPWDVQVIEVVDRYLSKIGLNEQNDPEQQETNLPQSGQTLLWASMLVLLKANTLEASANATEEEGLEEVEPETMGGVERALPLHLERHIRRRPTAPPAGRRRVTLEELIEQIQQMAAVLDATPARPERDRVQPQSRKATARAIAQLAHNENLTELTAQLEEFLNLQLPQLLPDRADVDLDQLLQWWVQAIKPQENENLESNLENSPQTRDRVGVFWALLLLSAQSKVELLQEEFYQDLKIRPIKGQTLLE; encoded by the coding sequence TTGACAACACTTGCACAAGAAGCGATCGCGGTTTTACTGGATTTAGCCCAACGGGGAGAAATTGACCCCTGGGACGTTCAGGTGATTGAAGTGGTCGATCGCTATCTCAGTAAAATCGGTTTAAACGAACAGAACGATCCAGAACAACAAGAGACAAATTTGCCCCAGTCCGGGCAAACGTTGTTATGGGCATCAATGCTCGTCCTGCTCAAAGCAAATACCTTAGAAGCATCTGCCAATGCAACCGAAGAGGAGGGTTTAGAAGAAGTCGAACCCGAAACAATGGGAGGAGTCGAACGGGCTTTACCCTTACACCTCGAACGGCATATTCGCCGCCGTCCCACTGCTCCTCCAGCCGGTAGGCGGCGCGTGACCTTGGAGGAGCTGATCGAACAGATTCAGCAAATGGCAGCGGTTTTGGATGCCACCCCAGCCCGTCCAGAGCGCGATCGCGTCCAGCCCCAATCCCGCAAAGCAACAGCCCGCGCGATCGCGCAACTGGCTCACAACGAAAACCTAACGGAATTAACCGCTCAATTGGAAGAATTCCTAAACCTGCAATTGCCCCAACTCCTCCCCGACCGCGCCGATGTAGATTTAGACCAATTGTTGCAATGGTGGGTGCAAGCCATCAAACCCCAAGAGAATGAGAATTTAGAATCAAATCTAGAAAACTCTCCCCAAACGCGCGATCGCGTCGGCGTTTTTTGGGCTTTACTGCTACTCTCTGCCCAATCGAAGGTTGAATTATTGCAAGAAGAGTTTTATCAAGACCTAAAAATCCGCCCCATCAAAGGTCAGACTCTCTTAGAATAG
- a CDS encoding sensor domain-containing diguanylate cyclase: MKMLYQRLLAPHKIEYIEIDSNFAIAGFSQNVLNYADCPKAVKLGEDARLGFPELVGSEQCLHDALGGRQTHFEIEGIVRPHAGSHPIYLNLHILAGEVETEEAQTLIVCFENVTEKMLIQQKMRQHANETELLARSLAASQAYIHKIITSMADALLVTTLGGSIKTLNPAALDLLECTEEELMYQPIAKIIPPEDLVAIERDRGTTEIAYQTPSGQLKYLAFSRSTMQADVEDWRSIIYIGRDITELKQAKLALQQANEELTRHNQELQQQSSLDPLTGLHNRRHLENFLDEAIRTAQIQNDGLSIAMLDVDHFKHFNDTFGHAAGDAILQEISRSLQQSIRTYDLACRYGGEEFLLVLQRITPEIAKMRIEQMRHHIKKLQVHYGEKLLGSITLSCGIAHFPDHGSTAEELILAADRALYAAKEGGRDRAIVAS; this comes from the coding sequence ATGAAAATGTTATATCAACGGCTGTTAGCGCCTCACAAAATTGAGTACATTGAAATCGATTCCAATTTCGCGATCGCGGGATTTTCCCAAAACGTTCTCAACTATGCGGATTGCCCTAAAGCTGTGAAGTTGGGGGAAGATGCGCGCTTGGGATTTCCCGAACTGGTGGGAAGCGAGCAGTGTTTGCACGATGCCCTAGGAGGACGGCAAACTCATTTTGAAATTGAAGGGATCGTTCGCCCTCACGCAGGCTCGCATCCAATTTACCTCAATCTCCACATCTTAGCGGGCGAAGTGGAAACCGAAGAAGCACAAACTTTAATCGTTTGCTTTGAAAATGTCACCGAAAAAATGCTGATTCAGCAGAAAATGCGACAGCACGCCAATGAAACGGAATTGTTAGCGCGAAGTTTAGCGGCATCTCAAGCCTATATTCACAAAATTATTACCTCGATGGCGGATGCGCTCTTGGTTACGACGTTGGGGGGTTCAATCAAAACACTCAATCCCGCAGCCTTAGACCTGTTGGAATGTACAGAAGAAGAGTTAATGTATCAGCCGATCGCGAAAATTATTCCTCCAGAAGATTTAGTTGCCATTGAGCGCGATCGCGGTACGACAGAAATTGCCTATCAAACCCCCAGCGGTCAGCTTAAATATCTTGCCTTTTCCCGCTCTACGATGCAAGCGGATGTGGAAGACTGGCGAAGTATCATTTATATTGGTCGCGACATTACCGAACTCAAACAAGCAAAACTCGCGCTGCAACAAGCCAATGAAGAACTCACTCGACACAACCAAGAACTACAACAACAATCGAGTTTAGACCCCTTAACCGGATTGCACAATCGCCGCCACTTAGAGAACTTTCTAGATGAAGCAATTCGCACGGCACAGATTCAAAATGATGGGTTGAGTATTGCCATGCTTGATGTGGATCATTTCAAGCATTTTAACGATACCTTTGGTCACGCAGCAGGGGATGCGATCTTACAAGAGATTTCTCGATCCCTACAACAAAGCATTCGGACTTACGATCTTGCCTGTCGCTATGGCGGAGAAGAATTTCTTTTGGTCTTGCAACGCATCACGCCGGAGATTGCCAAAATGCGTATCGAGCAAATGCGACACCACATCAAAAAACTTCAAGTTCACTACGGCGAAAAATTGTTGGGTTCGATTACCCTCTCCTGTGGAATTGCCCATTTTCCCGATCATGGTTCTACTGCGGAAGAATTGATTTTGGCGGCGGATCGGGCGTTGTATGCAGCAAAAGAAGGAGGACGCGATCGCGCGATCGTCGCGTCTTAA
- the nadC gene encoding carboxylating nicotinate-nucleotide diphosphorylase produces the protein MNEIAILPPWIVLDPLLQGWLLEDIGRGDRATQALFGSGSTMGQGRWVAKERGIVAGLRVAERVFQLLNAESCFISGVAEGDCCDSGDEIARIDAPIDVLLMGERVALNLAMRLSGIATATRQYTEQIADLSAQLVDTRKTTPGLRLLEKYASQVGGAINHRLGLDDAVMIKDNHIQAVGDLGSAIARVRSRVPYPLKIEVETTTLEEVRAALEGGADIIMLDNMPIARMFQAVPLIRATNPAVKIEASGNITLDTIRAVGETGVDYISSSAPITRSTWLDLSMQFARS, from the coding sequence ATGAATGAGATTGCAATATTGCCGCCTTGGATTGTTTTGGATCCTCTATTACAAGGTTGGTTGCTGGAGGATATTGGTCGTGGCGATCGCGCGACTCAAGCTTTGTTTGGTTCGGGTTCGACGATGGGTCAGGGGCGTTGGGTTGCAAAGGAGAGGGGGATCGTTGCCGGGTTGAGGGTAGCAGAACGGGTATTCCAGTTGTTAAATGCCGAGAGTTGTTTTATTTCTGGGGTGGCGGAGGGAGATTGTTGTGATTCGGGAGATGAGATCGCGCGAATTGATGCACCGATTGATGTGTTGCTGATGGGAGAACGAGTGGCGTTAAATTTAGCGATGCGTTTGAGCGGGATTGCAACGGCAACGCGGCAATACACAGAGCAAATTGCCGATCTGTCCGCACAACTGGTAGATACCCGCAAGACAACTCCTGGTTTGCGATTATTGGAAAAGTATGCGAGTCAGGTTGGCGGCGCAATTAACCACCGTCTGGGTTTGGATGATGCGGTGATGATTAAGGATAATCACATTCAGGCGGTGGGGGATTTGGGGAGTGCGATCGCGCGAGTTCGCAGTCGAGTTCCCTATCCGCTCAAAATTGAGGTTGAAACAACAACCTTAGAAGAAGTTCGAGCCGCCTTAGAAGGTGGGGCGGATATTATTATGCTGGATAATATGCCGATCGCGCGGATGTTCCAAGCGGTCCCATTGATTCGGGCAACGAATCCTGCGGTAAAGATAGAAGCTTCGGGTAATATTACGCTGGATACAATTCGAGCTGTGGGGGAAACTGGCGTTGATTATATTTCAAGTAGCGCGCCCATTACTCGCTCGACTTGGCTTGATTTAAGTATGCAGTTTGCTCGGTCATAG
- a CDS encoding lipopolysaccharide assembly protein LapA domain-containing protein — MRPLNFLLIFTVCLAIALFSIENVQLSTIRIIPGVELQAPLAIELLLSLGVGAVIAWMFGLWNRLQQQLAYRKVSKEVQDKDKRIEALRQELESYQAQLEEQPAQLLPEVPAEEVAESSQS, encoded by the coding sequence ATGCGACCTCTCAATTTTCTGCTGATTTTTACCGTTTGCCTCGCAATCGCGCTTTTTAGCATTGAAAACGTTCAACTCTCAACAATTCGGATTATTCCAGGAGTCGAACTTCAAGCTCCTCTGGCAATCGAACTCCTTCTCTCTCTGGGTGTCGGTGCGGTTATTGCCTGGATGTTTGGATTGTGGAATCGATTGCAACAGCAACTTGCCTATCGGAAAGTGAGTAAAGAGGTTCAAGATAAAGACAAGCGAATTGAAGCTCTCAGACAAGAACTAGAAAGTTATCAAGCCCAACTTGAAGAACAACCCGCGCAACTCCTTCCTGAAGTTCCTGCTGAAGAAGTTGCTGAGTCAAGCCAATCCTAA
- a CDS encoding BON domain-containing protein, producing the protein MASSDEHSATPKRPSESENADKINSNDGSSTPEITNETAGQLEQLLALLTGSSLSEEEERAATSNQTTVENLEPPANGNTSSKKGEVIPVELVEDSEPPANGNTSSKKGEVIPVELVEDSEPPTNGNAPSEKSEVIPVELVEDLEPPTNGNTPSEKSEVIPVEAIEDSEPLANESTPNSENEVVNLLSLLEHSTPPSHSEEEEDPSIHHHPEEEQTNFSVSYQQEKKPAESNSSSALVPRETTELQPTPSDDSLTMLQSLLLGPEVLGTEERVIELKEKLARLEKLISDPGELIELLLPVVAELLDRKVKLSNQEMCHALFPLIDKMIFERAKQDRIAMSSALAELIPLAIAQEIREAPDEVVRAIAPAMAPAIQEQIRLDRDSISQALAPEMGRAIKRQIELERDSMVDALYPVIGKTVARYLAEALQTINDKIANTMSADGVRRKIQAKIQGVSEAELILREAIPFRVQAAFLIQKTSGLLIAEAQQSGDRSLESDMIAGMLTAIRSFVNDCISQSGSIAELDEIEYGDSKILLEVAGYCYLAVVIQGDSPSNFVERVRETLSTLLQEYGDSIEQFDGDPETIPDGVLSLINQLVKEDEVLLEQSQSRSTPWALLGVTFILLSAIAVPWGIHQHRQKLYRRLETQTLSALTATPELSVYNFKATADKERLVLEGRVPNTLLRDRAGEIALALAPDRQVDNQIIAVNLPPDPIQAAAEVKRIATLLNREPGMNITARYQTFRPAPSLPLTGKVIVTGMVSRLAQTQQISQAFEEIPGVHSVSNTVDIEAPIVKTRIYFREGNAQIEPIDERGKISLLAKQLRQYPDINLKIVGHSPPSEQEGTKQLALQRAEAAQTALQNSGIDPTRLTVEGLTAAPSDVAKTAPDWMGRCVRFEAIVPTITPNTNN; encoded by the coding sequence ATGGCTTCATCTGACGAACATTCTGCTACTCCCAAACGGCCCTCAGAGAGCGAAAATGCTGACAAGATAAACTCCAATGACGGTTCGAGTACTCCAGAAATAACCAATGAGACAGCAGGGCAGTTGGAGCAATTGTTAGCGCTGCTCACTGGCTCCAGCCTTTCTGAAGAAGAGGAACGTGCAGCGACTTCTAACCAAACGACTGTTGAGAATTTAGAACCACCAGCGAATGGGAATACTTCTAGCAAGAAGGGTGAAGTTATTCCTGTCGAGCTTGTTGAGGATTCAGAACCGCCAGCGAATGGGAATACTTCTAGCAAGAAGGGTGAAGTTATTCCTGTCGAGCTTGTTGAGGATTCAGAACCGCCAACGAATGGGAATGCTCCCAGCGAGAAGAGTGAAGTTATTCCTGTTGAGCTTGTTGAGGATTTAGAACCGCCAACGAATGGGAATACTCCCAGCGAGAAAAGTGAAGTTATTCCTGTCGAAGCTATTGAGGATTCAGAACCATTAGCGAATGAAAGTACTCCCAACAGTGAGAATGAAGTTGTCAACCTTCTGAGTCTTCTGGAACATTCAACACCTCCATCTCACTCAGAGGAAGAAGAAGATCCTTCTATCCACCATCACCCCGAAGAAGAACAAACAAACTTCTCTGTTTCCTATCAACAAGAAAAGAAACCTGCTGAGTCAAACTCATCCTCTGCCCTTGTTCCGCGAGAAACGACCGAACTACAACCCACGCCAAGCGATGATTCTTTGACCATGCTCCAAAGCTTATTGCTTGGACCAGAAGTGCTGGGAACCGAAGAGCGGGTTATAGAGTTAAAAGAGAAATTAGCGCGACTAGAAAAACTGATTTCCGACCCTGGAGAATTAATCGAGTTGTTACTTCCTGTTGTGGCAGAACTGCTCGATCGCAAAGTGAAGTTATCTAACCAGGAGATGTGCCACGCACTGTTTCCGCTCATTGACAAGATGATTTTCGAGCGAGCCAAGCAGGATCGAATTGCAATGAGTTCAGCTCTTGCCGAATTAATTCCCCTAGCAATTGCTCAAGAAATCCGAGAGGCTCCCGATGAGGTTGTTCGCGCGATCGCGCCCGCAATGGCACCCGCAATTCAAGAGCAGATTCGTTTGGATCGCGATTCAATTTCTCAAGCTCTTGCTCCGGAGATGGGAAGAGCGATCAAGCGACAAATTGAGCTAGAGCGAGACTCGATGGTGGATGCCCTCTACCCCGTCATTGGTAAAACTGTCGCTCGATATCTCGCAGAAGCCCTGCAAACCATCAACGACAAAATTGCCAACACCATGAGCGCAGATGGGGTACGGCGCAAAATTCAAGCCAAAATTCAAGGGGTTTCCGAAGCAGAATTAATCCTTAGAGAAGCGATTCCCTTTAGAGTTCAGGCTGCTTTTCTCATTCAAAAAACTTCAGGTTTGTTAATCGCCGAAGCACAGCAGTCTGGAGATCGCAGTCTCGAATCCGACATGATTGCCGGAATGCTGACGGCAATTCGCAGTTTCGTTAATGACTGCATTTCTCAATCGGGAAGTATTGCAGAACTCGATGAAATTGAGTATGGAGATTCGAAAATATTGCTAGAGGTTGCGGGGTACTGCTATCTTGCGGTGGTCATTCAGGGCGACTCCCCATCTAACTTTGTGGAGAGAGTCCGCGAAACCCTCAGCACGTTGTTGCAGGAATATGGCGATTCTATCGAGCAGTTTGATGGGGATCCCGAAACTATTCCTGATGGCGTGCTATCCCTTATAAATCAGTTGGTGAAGGAAGATGAGGTTCTATTAGAGCAATCTCAATCTCGTTCGACCCCTTGGGCGCTCCTGGGCGTGACTTTTATTCTTTTGAGCGCGATCGCGGTTCCTTGGGGAATTCATCAACATCGCCAGAAACTCTATCGTCGCCTAGAAACACAAACCCTTTCTGCTCTCACCGCAACGCCAGAATTATCCGTTTATAATTTCAAAGCAACGGCGGACAAAGAGCGCTTAGTTCTAGAAGGGCGAGTTCCGAATACTTTATTGCGCGATCGCGCGGGAGAAATTGCCCTAGCCCTAGCCCCAGATCGCCAAGTTGACAATCAAATTATCGCAGTCAACCTGCCGCCCGATCCCATTCAAGCCGCCGCAGAGGTCAAGCGAATTGCAACATTGCTCAATCGAGAACCGGGCATGAACATTACAGCGCGCTATCAAACTTTTCGTCCCGCTCCTTCTCTGCCCCTCACGGGAAAAGTTATTGTCACCGGAATGGTCAGTCGTCTTGCCCAGACGCAACAAATCTCCCAAGCTTTCGAGGAAATTCCTGGGGTTCATTCAGTTTCTAATACAGTAGACATCGAAGCACCGATCGTCAAAACTCGAATTTATTTTCGAGAGGGGAATGCTCAAATTGAACCGATCGACGAACGCGGTAAAATTTCGCTCTTAGCGAAGCAACTACGCCAATATCCTGATATAAACTTAAAGATCGTCGGTCACAGTCCGCCTTCTGAACAAGAGGGAACAAAGCAGCTAGCGCTCCAACGAGCCGAAGCCGCACAAACAGCTTTACAAAACAGCGGTATCGACCCAACGCGATTGACCGTAGAGGGATTGACGGCTGCACCTTCTGACGTGGCAAAAACCGCACCAGATTGGATGGGTCGATGCGTTCGCTTTGAAGCAATCGTCCCTACTATTACCCCAAATACAAATAATTAA